Genomic window (Oncorhynchus masou masou isolate Uvic2021 chromosome 9, UVic_Omas_1.1, whole genome shotgun sequence):
atcagctgatgtacgaagggctatataaataaatttgatttgatttgattcactattattctacaatgtagaaaatagtaaaaataaagaaaaacccttgaatgagtaggtgttctaaaacttttgaacagtagtataTATggggaagtgagagtcttaactTAACCCCACCCCCTCACCACTCACACAATAGGAACACACCCTGTTGTAAGAAGGGACCAAATTCTGATAAGCTGCTGTATGCTACAATGGCAACATTAGTAAACTAGAAAAGCAAAAAGGACTTTCCCTGGCTAAAGCCACACCCCCAGAATGCTGAAGGAAGAGGGTCTGGTTGTCTGTGCTGAGAACACATCACACGCCAACTTCTCCGGCTTCACACTCGATTACGGCTGTTGAGAAAGGCAAAGCATGACTGTGGTAAGAATGTCTTTATTTCCCCCTCATAGGCTATATAACTGTTACAAATATTTACAGCTCTTCCAGACTGGCTTATAGTGGATGTGCTATTGTTGTCGTAGATTTACTTAGGTAATACAGTGCAGGTTAAGGTGAAGCAGTTTAATTAAATAATGTAATATTATAGTATTCAGTTTAACCTACTATATCATATATCTTGAATGAATGGAGGTTGTTGGTGTTTCAGGTTATTAACCAAAACAATCGCTGTAGAGATGTGACTCCTACTCTTAGGGTTGACTGTAGTATCTGGAGACATGTAGCCAACAGATGATGGAGCCATAAAAACTGACAGGACattggctgcatttacacaggaagcccaattctgatatattctgattggtcaaaagattaattattggcaaaagatctgatctgattggtcaaaagacaaatTATTGGcaaaattgggctgcctgtgtaaaaccTCCGTAGTGTCATATTACATATATTAAATAAACATTTATCATCATCTCTGTCGAAATGGTTTAATATGTAAATCTTGTTGCATGGACAGTGCATTATATATTTTTGAAATTACTTATTTGCAAACATTGTCAATCACATGGATAAAGTTAAACATTTTCACACAGTGGATTTCACCTACTTATGGTCAGATTAACTCTGAAGTTTTCATATTTTGTGTTTTGATAAAACTACAACATTTCATAATGGATTTCAGTTTTTATTGACTGCTATCTGAGTAACACAGTAAACATGAACATAAACTCCTCATTCAGCATATTTCTAGTACCAACCTTTTTCCACTCACTCtcgctgcaacgtaacaaaagcATCTGTGTCAGGATTACGATCAGTGTGAAACTACTGTTTGCCACATGCTCAATTGACCATGAAGGCATACACAAATGCATAGGAATGCACACTGAATGCACACGTGCATgcttatgttgtgtttatgtatAATTGTTTTCATGTGTGTGCATTATAGCAATATATTTAATATACTGCAACAATGTACAGTTCTTCTGTACTGTTGATACTATAACCTGTGTTCATGAAACTCATCCTACAAGCTGATACCATAACAACGGAGATGTATATTTCTGGGGATTCCCCCTGGCTTATTAATTAGAAACGTATCTGACAACCAAGGCAGTTCCCTTCGTCTGCCCCCGCACAATCCTCTGGCCTGTCACATTCTACTGATGCAATACTTTTATATCTTCACATTCAAGTATTTAACGCATAACAAAGTCCTTGCAAGACAATGTGGAAAAGACACACGATTGAAGAACGGAATTGTTGTTTGATTCTCTTCAGAGTAACGTTAAATCAACTCTGAACTCCTATCCTTAAACTACCAATCCCTGAGATGAATCAATAACCATGACCACAAATATTTCACGAGGCACGAGTACAGCACCGCAAGATTGTCTAGATAGCGAACTCATCACCTGGACCCAGTTTAAAAAAAGTTATATATCTGGACTTCGCCTATCGGTtaggattaaatgcatagaaatagaatgaatagacaaatcattgacttgaatggggactcccgttctattcattatatttctatgcatTTCATCCTATCCTATAGCTGAAATAGGAATAGATAACCTTTGAAAAACTGGGCCCTGTGTTTAGGCCTACCACACACAGTAGCAAAGAATTTCCTGAAGTAACTCCCTTGTATAGGGATTTCCCCTAGGGTTTTCTTGACTGACTATTAAGGAACAGAGTAACCATGGAGACAGAATTTCTCTCAATGCTCATTCATTTCCTTAACCTGGTTATTATAATAAATATAGTATGAAGATATTTCTTAATTACTTTTTGTATCTCATCATATTAGCTGAGGATTAATAAGCAAACTCTCGTGTCATTTCTGAGTGTATATTTACCATGATATGAATCTGATCATATGAAACCTGACCATTGGTTGTGAGTGCTGCTGTTTGAAGGAATGTGTGTTTGTTTTCTGCAGGCCTACGGGATGCGCGCGCGTTGGCTGCTTCGGTAAGTAGTACTCACTGTGTGACCATGATTATGGCGGGACTGTGGCTTGATTATTTGCAGCTGTTGGCATACTTCGTTTACATGCAACTCTATTGGTTCATTTTGATACAATGATATGTTTTTTAATAAGAATAATATTTCATTTGTAGAGTGTTATTTCACACTATCTAGAGTCAGATCTCTTCACAGCTTGTTTACATGAGTGTGTGGTGACAGTATCCGATAGAGAGAATGTCGCTGTGGGTCTCCAGTGGAAATGCAGTTTTCTCTGTGTTTCCTTGGTATACAGCACATTCCTGAAAGCTGGAGGAATGTGTGCCTGCAATTAAAGGATAATATTAATAACATTTAGGAGTGTGTTTCTGGAAACAGGTTATTAGGAAATAAGAATGCTTCCCGTAACCATGCCAGTGACCTCACCTAACAGTACTCAGCTGATTGTAATGTTGTTATGGTTTACAGAAGGTGTGTCATCCTATTCCTGGTATCGGTTCAGTTCATTCAAAGTAAAGGTAAGAATTGAATCAACTGACAAGAATATGACATCATGACACCTGCCACTTTATCTGATCAGAACTTTACTGATGGAGATACTTGGGTGGGTGAGTGTgtacctgcgtgtgtgtgtgtgtgtgtgtgtgtgtgtgtgtgtgtgtgtgtgtgtgtgtgtgtgtgtgtgtgtgtgtgtgtgtgtgtgtgtgtgtgtgtgtgtgtgtgtgtgtgtgtgtgtgtacctgcgtgtgtgtgtgtgtgtgtgtacctgcgtgtgtgtgcgtgtgtgtgtgtgtgtgtgtgtacctgcgtgtgtgtgtttacctgtgtgtgtgtgtacctgcgtgtgtgtgtgtgtgtgtgtgtgtgtgtgtgtgtgtgtgtgtgtgtgtgtgtgtgtgtgtgtgtgtgtgtgtgtgtgtgtgtgtgtgtgtgtgtgtgtgtgtgtgtacctgcgtgtgtgtgtgtgcgtgtacctgcgtgtgtgtgtgtgtgtgtgtacctgcgtgtgtgtgtgtgtacgattTCCCTGTAAGATTGGATTTGCAATAACATCTGAACCATAATGGTATCTATTCAGTAGAAGGGAATGTACCAGACACTCTCAGACGAGAGAAAAGGGCAAATGTGTCAGACAGATAAGGGAGGGGGGAAAAAGGGAACTGCCTAATGTCTACCCTTCCCGAACCTCTaacctctttcaccctctctatCAGATGTCACCATGGTGATAGGAGAGGTGGGTGGGGCTGTGACCCTCCCCTGTACCTCTGACATCCAGAGACTGCCAAACCACCTGTATGTACAGAGACCTGACCCAAACAAGTTCATTAATGGCTACCATAAGACGAGGGACTTACCATCCCCTCACCCGGAGTATGCAAACCGTACTCAAGTAGACCACACACAGGGAACGATGAGGCTGTGGAGTATACGGGTGTCAGATGAGGGGCCGTACGAATGCCACATTGGATACCCAACCGAGAACAACCAGAAGAACATACAGCTCAGTGTGACAGGTAACCTCAGTTCAAACTCTCTTACCATGTTTGTGTTTTATTCATTTTTCTGTTTTATTCTCCCACTTGTGGAACATAGCTTTCTGGATGAGGGGGAAAAAGCTGATTCTGTTAGATGTGTGCTTGTAATAGCTCAAACCATAGATACATTCACTAAAAAGAGAGGCCAAAACGAAAGCTATAATTGGCTTTCACTTAGACCGGCTTGTGTTGTTTTGCCCTTGTTTTGTGTTTTCAGTTAGAGGAAGTAAAACCAAGAAAAGATCAAATCCTTTCCTTCTCTCGCTCCGCTCtcctccctttccatctctcccctctacaGCCAACTACAGCATCCCCAAGGTAACAGTGGCCTGTGACAACGGCAGCTGCTTAGTAACATGTTCCTCTGACAACGGTTACCCTCGTAGGGATGTTGAGTGGAGCCTGAACCCTCCTCTGGACCAGAGCCACTGGGGTGTAGTGAACAGCAGTGGGGGGAGAGACCCGGTCTCTATGCTGTTCTCTGTCTTCAGTTCCATATCCATCAACTGCTCCTCTGGACCCTGGCTGAACCTCAGCTGTGCTGTAGGGGGCGCCCTCTCACAGGAACACACTGTCTGTGAGGACTGAGATACTGTGTTTCTATCACTGTCATTAAATGTATAACATTGTACATTTCTGTCAAATTAATTAATTTGAAACCTTACATATATTGTATTTATCTACTATAGGCAGGCCTCCTgatatctctgttgtctctgtgaTCTCTGCTGTCTCTGTGATCTCTGCTGTTCTGCTGTGTTTCCTGGTTCTGGTATCTTGCAGCAAGAAAAAGAAGGCTCAGACAGCCAGAGGTAATCAAGGTAAGGATGACATTACTTGtgatagaggagacagactgtATTGTTCCTTGGAAATGGGACCGGCAGGATAAAATATAAATGTCaataaattcataaaacataTAGATGGGTTGGCGGACAACGTTATGATCATCGATGTGGCATGGAAGGTGTGTATTGCTATAATTCTGAAAGGTCCGAAAGCTAGCAAAAATGACAAGAAGCTGTCATGTGGGGACTCGTAGGTGGCTCGTTTCAGCTCGTTGTATGTTATTGTTGATACCACGTCTTGTTTTGAgatagctaaccaacaactgtaactaTGTATTGAGAGACAAGTGTTCAAtgtgaaaatatatttatttttcaataAATATTTAGAGACGGAATatggtttacatgttgtcaacaggctgtgccaaccctgtctgttttggcTCATAGTTGTGCACACATCAATTTttttgctaaacaaccaacccgtctataTCTTTCTGTTTCTCCAGGAGGAAAGGGAGCAGCAAGAGATGAGTGAGTATCTGTTTCACTGTTTCACTCAAACTCACAGGATAAATAAATCCCACTGGGAAAAACTGATCCagtcaacgttgtttccacgtcgtGTCAACCCTCAAAAAATCGATGTGATGACGTTGAGTCAACGTGGAAAActaattggatttgcaaaaagtaatcaacgtaagagcattttgtatttttttcatccAACTTTGAACCTGAATCCAATGTCATGGTGAATTTTCTTGTGAATTCACTTTGAATTCACTTtagaattcacgttagttgactaCTCTACCAAATGTAAATCagaactagacgttgaactgaagtctgtgcccagtgggataagATCAAAAGCTTGACATTGGTTTAGAAAACCTGTGCAACTGACCTGGCCAAGTAGCAAAAATTGTTTAGTTTTGTttcattcttctcctctctttcttcttctcctctccttcttcttctcctctccttcttcttctcctctctttcttcctctcctctctttcttcctctcctctctttctttttctcctctctttcttcttctcctctctttcttcttctcctctctttcttcttctcctctctttcttcttctcctctccttcttctcctctctttcttcttctcctctctttcttcttctcctctccttcttctcctctctttcttctttgcctctctttcttcttctctgctTCCCAGAAATGTACAGCTGACCTGAAGGAACCCAGAAACTTGAACATTTGGAAGGCAGAATGTGAAAGGTTCTATCATTTGATAATTATAAATCTGAACTCATTGGATACTGCCTTCTAATGGGACATGATAAAGGGGTTGCTGAGGTGACCTAACCATTGCCTGGACTTGTTGCTGTTGGAAACTATGTTAGCTTTCCTCTACACGCTGCAGTTCAGGGGTGTTTTCACGGTGTTGAGGAGACTGACAATTGTATAAATATTTAACTAGTATGTTCAAATGACTGAGTTCCACAGAAGAACCAATGAAAACTAGAAGTGCAATGACTGTCCTCAATGTGTGCACTAAACCAGGGTATGTAGTATCCAAGGAAACATATCTAGTATTTGTACTGCGTTTGTATTAGGACTAGAGACATGCACTGCACTTTAGAGAAGTGTACACTTATCCAGTGAGCACTTATCAGGGATGGACTGTATTCAACTGATGAATACTGGAAGT
Coding sequences:
- the LOC135546652 gene encoding T-lymphocyte activation antigen CD80 isoform X1, yielding MTVAYGMRARWLLRRCVILFLVSVQFIQSKDVTMVIGEVGGAVTLPCTSDIQRLPNHLYVQRPDPNKFINGYHKTRDLPSPHPEYANRTQVDHTQGTMRLWSIRVSDEGPYECHIGYPTENNQKNIQLSVTANYSIPKVTVACDNGSCLVTCSSDNGYPRRDVEWSLNPPLDQSHWGVVNSSGGRDPVSMLFSVFSSISINCSSGPWLNLSCAVGGALSQEHTVCRPPDISVVSVISAVSVISAVLLCFLVLVSCSKKKKAQTARGNQGGKGAARDENVQLT
- the LOC135546652 gene encoding T-lymphocyte activation antigen CD80 isoform X2 gives rise to the protein MTVAYGMRARWLLRRCVILFLVSVQFIQSKDVTMVIGEVGGAVTLPCTSDIQRLPNHLYVQRPDPNKFINGYHKTRDLPSPHPEYANRTQVDHTQGTMRLWSIRVSDEGPYECHIGYPTENNQKNIQLSVTANYSIPKVTVACDNGSCLVTCSSDNGYPRRDVEWSLNPPLDQSHWGVVNSSGGRDPVSMLFSVFSSISINCSSGPWLNLSCAVGGALSQEHTVSRKRRLRQPEVIKEEREQQEMKMYS